In one Rutidosis leptorrhynchoides isolate AG116_Rl617_1_P2 chromosome 8, CSIRO_AGI_Rlap_v1, whole genome shotgun sequence genomic region, the following are encoded:
- the LOC139864267 gene encoding uncharacterized protein: MLNSYQRSGKDFDEWRWNLSSNGRFTTKKLQQIIEEKFLVEGRGGCETLRNNLIPKKVEIFIWRVLHKRLPTLVELDKRGVDLHSVRCPMCDNDVETIEHSLIFCNLAFEIWTRVYKWWGVGPYTNLSLAESFGGNTNATTTVIGSKIWQAVTWTCGYMVWKNRNNKIFRNKVWCSPIVVNEIQIISFDWISRRIKGIHLDWHTWLDNPSVYLCAK, encoded by the coding sequence ATGCTGAACTCGTATCAACGCTCAGGTAAAGACTTCGACGAATGGAGATGGAATTTAAGCTCAAATGGGAGGTTCACTACAAAAAAGTTACAACAAATAATCGAAGAAAAATTCCTTGTTGAGGGTAGAGGCGGCTGCGAAACACTTCGAAATAACTTGATTCCAAAGAAGGTAGAAATATTTATTTGGAGGGTTTTACATAAACGTTTGCCGACTCTAGTTGAGCTAGATAAACGGGGCGTTGACCTACACTCGGTTAGATGCCCCATGTGTGACAACGATGTGGAGACAATAGAGCATTCCTTGATTTTTTGCAATTTAGCTTTTGAGATCTGGACGCGGGTATATAAATGGTGGGGAGTAGGTCCATACACAAACCTCAGCCTTGCCGAATCCTTTGGGGGCAACACAAATGCTACAACAACGGTTATCGGTTCAAAAATCTGGCAGGCGGTGACTTGGACGTGCGGGTACATGGTGTGGAAAAATCGAAACAATAAAATCTTTAGAAACAAGGTATGGTGCAGTCCTATAGTTGTAAACGAGATCCAAATTATCAGCTTTGATTGGATCTCTCGTCGAATAAAAGGGATTCATCTAGATTGGCATACATGGCTCGATAACCCAAGTGTCTACCTGTGCGCCAAATGA
- the LOC139864269 gene encoding uncharacterized protein — protein sequence MGRGVRQGDPLSPFLFILAVEGINILTKVAIENNLFKGIEVSNDKIVVSHLQYADDTIFFGEWSYDNIRSLMILLKCLETTSGLKVNMRKSCIYGIGVENNEIVAFSNDFGCNIGSFPFHYLGLPIGLKMRKLSDWKVVLDKVKSRLSDWKARSISFGCRVKLIKSVLSSLPLYYFSIFLAPPCVIKELERRRIGDGSITAFWKDFWLGDSILKQKFSRLYRLETDQDAKVSDRIRWSEGRCKFTWGWSRNIRGRANVDLQVLITLINSYTCSGRDFDEWSWMMSSNGRFTAKKLQCLIEEIYLTDGRGGRETMRNSLVPKKVEIFIWRVLHKRIPVLIELDKRGVDLHSVRCPICDNDVETIKHSLIFCNLAYDTWSRVYKWWGLGNYTNLSINETFCGITNVRTLDMGFKIWQAVEWTCGYVLWKNRNNKVFKNKHLCSASVLNEIQVVCFDWISRRVKGVNLDWHRWLISPHDFLSIR from the exons ATGGGGAGAGGGGTAAGGCAAGGCGACCCATTGTCTCCTTTCCTTTTTATTCTCGCGGTAGAAGGTATTAACATTCTTACGAAAGTGGCGATAGAAAACAATCTCTTTAAGGGGATTGAAGTTAGTAATGATAAAATTGTTGTTTCACATCTCCAATACGCGGATGATACGATCTTTTTTGGCGAATGGAGTTATGATAACATTAGAAGTCTCATGATCCTTCTTAAATGTTTGGAAACGACTTCGGGCCTTAAAGTCAACATGAGGAAAAGTTGCATTTACGGGATTGGTGTAGAAAATAACGAAATTGTTGCTTTTTCGAATGATTTTGGATGTAACATTGGGAGTTTTCCCTTTCATTACCTCGGACTCCCAATTGGTTTAAAAATGAGAAAGCTAAGTGATTGGAAAGTCGTGTtggataaagttaaatctagattgTCAGATTGGAAGGCACGATCGATTTCTTTCGGTTGCCGTGTTAAACTCATCAAATCGGTCCTTTCGAGTCTTCCATTGTACTACTTTTCGATATTCCTTGCCCCGCCTTGTGTGATAAAAGAATTAGAGCGT CGAAGAATTGGAGATGGCTCTATAACAGCTTTCTGGAAAGATTTCTGGTTAGGCGATTCAATCCTGAAGCAGAAATTTAGCAGGCTTTATCGACTAGAGACTGATCAGGACGCAAAAGTTTCGGATCGAATACGTTGGTCAGAAGGCAGATGCAAGTTCACTTGGGGCTGGAGCAGAAACATTCGAGGACGAGCAAACGTTGACTTACAGGTTCTAATTACATTGATTAATTCGTACACTTGTTCAGGGAGGGACTTCGATGAATGGTCATGGATGATGAGTTCAAATGGAAGATTCACCGCAAAGAAATTGCAATGTCTTATTGAGGAAATATATTTAACCGATGGTAGAGGTGGTCGTGAAACAATGCGTAACTCATTGGTACCTAAAAAAGTGGAGATATTCATTTGGCGTGTTCTTCATAAGCGCATCCCGGTTTTGATCGAGTTAGATAAAAGGGGTGTTGATTTGCACTCGGTTAGATGTCCAATTTGCGATAACGACGTGGAAACAATTAAGCATTCATTGATATTCTGCAACCTTGCGTATGATACATGGTCGAGGGTGTACAAGTGGTGGGGCTTGGGTAATTACACAAACTTAAGCATTAACGAGACTTTCTGTGGTATAACAAATGTGAGAACCTTGGATATGGGTTTCAAAATATGGCAGGCGGTCGAGTGGACATGTGGTTATGTGCTATGGAAAAATCGCAATAATAAAGTTTTCAAGAATAAACACTTGTGTAGTGCATCGGTCCTAAATGAAATTCAAGTTGTTTGCTTTGATTGGATATCAAGAAGAGTCAAAGGGGTAAATCTTGATTGGCATAGATGGCTCATTAGTCCACATGATTTTCTGTCCATCCGGTGA